The following proteins are encoded in a genomic region of Magnolia sinica isolate HGM2019 chromosome 1, MsV1, whole genome shotgun sequence:
- the LOC131218590 gene encoding scoulerine-9-O-methyltransferase 2-like: protein MEEADPQQELKSQAQIFNHIYSFVNSHVLKCAIELGIFDTIHGSKGGKPMTLSTLATTIPLNSINTRNLHRLMVYLVHMGLLQKNVTLEEDEFSLTQLGEFLVKDGEKSLVNWALAIINEAVGMGCWHHLSRCCSLESGGPTLLEEMHGMSAWEYVGKNPEVNRLINDAMASDTKLVMPAFIQGCGHVLEGIGSLVDLGGGTGMAMNMVAEAFPHLKCTVFDLPHVVETAPAYPNVSFVGGDMFEFVPNADAILLKFMLHNWQDDGCIKILKKCKDAIPKVGGKVMIVEIILDLEDDDEDLIRSKHSLDLDMMVATGGKERTEEEWKVLINSAGFSGLEIVPIMAIQSVIMAYP, encoded by the exons ATGGAGGAAGCGGACCCACAACAAGAGCTCAAATCACAGGCCCAGATCTTCAACCACATCTACAGCTTCGTCAATTCACACGTTCTCAAGTGTGCGATCGAGCTGGGCATCTTCGACACTATCCATGGCTCCAAAGGAGGAAAGCCCATGACCCTCTCCACCCTAGCAACTACAATCCCCTTAAATTCCATCAACACACGCAACTTACACCGTCTAATGGTGTATTTGGTACACATGGGCCTGCTACAAAAAAATGTTACACTTGAAGAAGATGAGTTTTCACTAACTCAGTTAGGTGAATTCCTAGTAAAAGATGGTGAGAAGAGCCTTGTCAATTGGGCTTTAGCGATCATCAATGAGGCGGTCGGCATGGGCTGCTGGCATCATTTGAGCCGTTGTTGTTCCTTGGAGAGCGGTGGGCCCACGCTGCTCGAAGAGATGCATGGGATGAGTGCTTGGGAGTATGTTGGAAAGAACCCAGAAGTTAACCGGCTCATCAACGATGCGATGGCGAGCGACACTAAGCTGGTCATGCCAGCCTTCATACAAGGTTGTGGTCATGTTCTTGAGGGAATTGGATCTTTGGTCGACCTTGGCGGAGGTACTGGCATGGCTATGAATATGGTAGCAGAGGCCTTCCCACATTTGAAATGCACTGTCTTTGATCTCCCTCATGTAGTAGAGACCGCACCGGCATATCCTAATGTGTCCTTTGTTGGAGGAGACATGTTTGAGTTTGTACCAAACGCAGATGCAATTTTGTTAAAG TTTATGCTTCATAACTGGCAAGACGACGGATGCATTAAGATTCTGAAGAAATGCAAGGATGCAATCCCAAAAGTAGGAGGAAAGGTGATGATAGTGGAAATCATCTTGGACTTGGAAGACGATGATGAAGATTTGATTCGAAGTAAACATAGTCTTGACCTTGACATGATGGTGGCCACAGGTGGTAAGGAGAGGACTGAAGAAGAATGGAAAGTGCTCATCAACAGTGCTGGCTTTAGTGGCCTTGAGATAGTTCCCATCATGGCCATTCAATCAGTAATCATGGCATatccttag